TGCGTATCCTTTTTTCACTTTACCCGCTTCCGGTAAATGGGGATTGATGGTTGGGTGTGATGCGCATCCTGAAAGTAAAAGGATGGCGAAATTTATTAGAATGAACCGTCGAAACTTTGACGGATCAAAAAAACTAATGAAGAGAATATTATCCCCCCTCTGGACGATCCAAAGCCTTTCGGTCTGGTTGCGGGGGTAAATTCACAATTTGATCTGCAAAATAGTTACCGATATGGGCAATCACATCTTTCACAGAAACCATGCCATGAATGGAATTATCCTGATTTATAATTGGAATGTGGCGGATACCAAATACATGCATTTTATTTAGGGCAAAGGCGATGGGATCATTGGCCTGGAGTGTTTCTGGATTGGAAGTCATGTAATCATCAATAATCTCTTTTTCCGTATCCAATCCTTTGGAAATGGCCCGCAACAAGAAATCCCGCTCTGTCATAACGCCTACAATTTTTCCACCAGATTCAACCATGACACAGCCCACTTTTTTCTTTCGGAGAATATCAATAACCGATTGAAGGCTTGTGCCCGTTTGCACAGTGGGATGGTCCCTTAATTCAAGACTTGAAATGGTATCATCAAGAGACAAAGCTTTATTAAGTGTCATATCAGAAGCATTTTCCAATTCATCCATTCGGGTTAATTCATCATCAAATTCGTTTTGCATAATCATGTCTCCAGTTTACTGAATTTACAATATTCTCAAAGGGAATACAAATTCGCCAATCAGGCATTTTGTTTTATCCATTCAGATGTAACAGATTTGGGCCGCGTAATGGGAATCCCAAGTGCTCTATTAATGACCATCTGAGAGATCATTCCCATGGCGCGGGATATACTAAACAGCACCGTATAATAATTGAATTCTTTCAGGCCATAATAATAAAGCAATGATCCGGAAGCGGCATCCACGTTAGGCCATGGATTTTTTGCTTTCCCTTGTTCCTGAAGAACGGGTGGAGCAACTTCAAAAAGAGAACCGACGATTGAAAAAATATCATCATCTTGAATATGTTCTTTTCCAAAATCTACAAAGGCAGTAAAGCGAGGATCAGGGCAGCGTAAAACTGCATGGCCATATCCAGGGATAACCCGTCCATTATTCAATCTGTCCCAGCAAAATTGTTTCAGTTCTTCGGTAGAAGGTGCGCCATTAAAATGATCTCGTACTTCCAATACGAATTTTAAACATTCCTGGTTCGCCAATCCATGGAGAGGTCCAGCGAGACCATTAAGTCCAGCTGAAACTGATAAATAAGGAGACGAAAGTGCCGATGCCACAGTCAAGGCACTAAATGCGCTTACATTTCCACCTTCATGGTCGCAATGGAGCATAAGATAAAGTTGCATCAATTTCTTGAAATCATCATCCTCTATCCCCAGCATATGGGCAAAATTTCCTGCCCAGTCTAAAGAATTATTATGGGCGATTCGGCCACCTTTATTAAACCGCATTCTATAAATACCGGCACCGATGCCTGTAAGTTTAGCCACCAATCGAAGCCCATCTTCTAATGTCCATTTCCAAAAATCAGCTTTGGGTATACCTTCATCATATTTGCTGGCAAAAAGACTGTCCACTTGCATACTTTGGATAGCCGTGGTGAACATGGTCATGGGATGGGAATTCTCCGGCATTGCTTCCAAAATATTCCAAACATAATCTGGGACTTCTTGGTGCTCCCTTAGTTGATTTTGTATATCGGAAAGCGCATTCGCATCTGGCAAATCACCAGTAAGTAAAAGATAGAAAACTTCTTCCGGTGAAATATGGGTGATATCCAATAATGGATAACCACGGATGATGAGCCCCTTATCGGCAGAAACAGCAGACGTTTCACAAGTGAGCCCCTTGATGCCACGCATCCCGCCATAGGCCTGGGAAACCGTCACATCACTAATTTTCACATCCCCCTTTTCTTTTATAATTGACCGGATTTCATCCTGCCATTGGGAGATTTTTTCTGTAAGTACTTTCTGAAGCATAATAACCTTAATTCAAAAATATTAGTCTAAATTGAAATGCAATTTACTAAAATTTGAAGAATAAATATCTGTCTAATCGACGACAATATTGACGTATTCATCAAAATTGGATAAAATGCCATCCGCAAGACTGCAAACATTCTCCCGGCGGATATTTTCTACAAAGGCATAAAACTGTGTTGCCGGCCCTTCCGATTTCAATTGGTAATCTGTAAAGCCATCCCCCATTACATGAATTTTCCCCGATAGTCCTAATGCCTTTGCCTGAGCAACTTTTCCACCGGGTTGAGCAAGGACATTTTTTGAATTCACCCCTTCAATATGATTATTTTCATCATAAATAAATTCATTGGCAAATACGTACTCGGTAGTAATGCCAAACATCGACACAATTGGAATGATCATTTCCCGAAAACCACCAGAGATTATAATAATATGTGATGCATTTTCTTGAATAAAAGACCGATTTCTTTCAAATGATGGTGTTACTTTTTTGGATAAAGCCATAGTAACGGCACGAACATTATCTCGGTTAGCGTCAAGCAAGGACATTCGTTGTGATAGAGATTCATCAAAGGATATCTCTCCAGTCATACCAGCATTGGTCAAACTTTCAATTTTTTCTAATCGTTCGGTTCTTTCCGGATGGTCTATAAGTGAAGTATGGGCCAATTCATCCAAAGATTCTTTGGCAATGAAAGTGCTGTCGAAGTCGATGATCAAATGATCGGGGAACACGAAATCTTATTTGAACCAGTCCGAATTAACCAGTTTACGAGCCTTTTCCAAGTCCTCGATAAAATCAATCTCAATACATGGCAAATCTGATACATCTTCATAATAAACTTTGTGGTCAGCCATGAGTGGATGAATGGCCGCTTCAAAATAATCGGCTGTGCCTCCAGCTGCAATCAATCGATCTAGGGAATTTTCAAACGCTACTGAAAATTCAGCAGAAAACTTTGCCACTCCAATAAATTCACCCAGTGAATTACTTTCAATTAATTCTTTCCCTATAGCCACTAAACGGTTGTTCTCTCCCTCAATAACCTTTACTTCTTCTCTGCCACAAGGTTTGATTTCAACAGCTAATGCAGTATCATAAGCTGAATTGATCACCCGCTTCAGAACTTCTTTTGGATAAAGTACATCAGCATTCATGAGAACAAAAGGATTGCCATTAAGCGACTTATTACAGAGACGAAGTGAATAGGCCGTATTTGTTTCAAAATAATGGTGATTGATTACGAATTCAAAATTTATATCCGGGAATTGGGATTGAACATGGGTCATGATAGCTTCACGATAATAACCTAACACCATAATTATATCTGTAATACCGCAGGATTCTAAAGCTTCCAACTGGTGGTTCAAAATAGGTTTATCCCCAACCTCGATCAGACATTTGGGAATTTCATAGGTAAGTGGATAAAGCCGGCGAGAAACACCAGCAGCAAGAATTATAGCTTTCATAATAGTTAAATTAGCTCCGAATACTTATTGTTATAGAAATATATTATAAAAATAATTAATTTCGTTCTAAGCTGGTTGAAGATAAAAAATTTGAAATTCTCTCTATGGATTTACCATCATTAAAATAAAAACAATGATGAAGCATTTTTTCGAAATTATTGGAATGATGGTTGGCAAAAACATTTTCCACCACTTTAATTATATCGTCCTTTTCCCCCATACGATTTGCTATCGTAGAAATATCCATTTCCGCTGGCATATTATGTAAATCTACATGGTTAGTATTCGCTATAATAATCGGATTTCGAGTAATTAGATATTCATAAAGAATTGAGGACGTATCACTAATCAACATATCTGAAACAGCAAAATCGAACATGGTATCATTCGATAATATATTTGCTGGATTCGAAAAATATATATGCTTTAGGCCTTTGGACTTGGCCCATAATTTAAATTTTAGTATATATTTTCGATCGAAATAATGGGGTCGAATGATTAGGTTGTATTCTTTGGTTAACTCCTGGCAGAATTTATATCCATATTTA
The Candidatus Neomarinimicrobiota bacterium DNA segment above includes these coding regions:
- a CDS encoding CBS domain-containing protein, with amino-acid sequence MQNEFDDELTRMDELENASDMTLNKALSLDDTISSLELRDHPTVQTGTSLQSVIDILRKKKVGCVMVESGGKIVGVMTERDFLLRAISKGLDTEKEIIDDYMTSNPETLQANDPIAFALNKMHVFGIRHIPIINQDNSIHGMVSVKDVIAHIGNYFADQIVNLPPQPDRKALDRPEGG
- a CDS encoding citrate (Si)-synthase, whose product is MLQKVLTEKISQWQDEIRSIIKEKGDVKISDVTVSQAYGGMRGIKGLTCETSAVSADKGLIIRGYPLLDITHISPEEVFYLLLTGDLPDANALSDIQNQLREHQEVPDYVWNILEAMPENSHPMTMFTTAIQSMQVDSLFASKYDEGIPKADFWKWTLEDGLRLVAKLTGIGAGIYRMRFNKGGRIAHNNSLDWAGNFAHMLGIEDDDFKKLMQLYLMLHCDHEGGNVSAFSALTVASALSSPYLSVSAGLNGLAGPLHGLANQECLKFVLEVRDHFNGAPSTEELKQFCWDRLNNGRVIPGYGHAVLRCPDPRFTAFVDFGKEHIQDDDIFSIVGSLFEVAPPVLQEQGKAKNPWPNVDAASGSLLYYYGLKEFNYYTVLFSISRAMGMISQMVINRALGIPITRPKSVTSEWIKQNA
- a CDS encoding HAD-IB family phosphatase encodes the protein MIIDFDSTFIAKESLDELAHTSLIDHPERTERLEKIESLTNAGMTGEISFDESLSQRMSLLDANRDNVRAVTMALSKKVTPSFERNRSFIQENASHIIIISGGFREMIIPIVSMFGITTEYVFANEFIYDENNHIEGVNSKNVLAQPGGKVAQAKALGLSGKIHVMGDGFTDYQLKSEGPATQFYAFVENIRRENVCSLADGILSNFDEYVNIVVD
- a CDS encoding phosphocholine cytidylyltransferase family protein; this encodes MKAIILAAGVSRRLYPLTYEIPKCLIEVGDKPILNHQLEALESCGITDIIMVLGYYREAIMTHVQSQFPDINFEFVINHHYFETNTAYSLRLCNKSLNGNPFVLMNADVLYPKEVLKRVINSAYDTALAVEIKPCGREEVKVIEGENNRLVAIGKELIESNSLGEFIGVAKFSAEFSVAFENSLDRLIAAGGTADYFEAAIHPLMADHKVYYEDVSDLPCIEIDFIEDLEKARKLVNSDWFK